In Erpetoichthys calabaricus chromosome 2, fErpCal1.3, whole genome shotgun sequence, a genomic segment contains:
- the LOC114643137 gene encoding LOW QUALITY PROTEIN: extracellular calcium-sensing receptor-like (The sequence of the model RefSeq protein was modified relative to this genomic sequence to represent the inferred CDS: deleted 1 base in 1 codon), whose translation MVFAIEEINRNKSLLPNITLGYRIYDNCVNLPVALRAAVSLIGGLDDTISDYNCEGLPPIVAFVGDPTSSSSIAISRILGLFRVPMVSYFATCLCLSNKKEYPSFFRTIPSDAFQVTAMMEIIKYFKWTWVGLIASDNDYGQYAMRNFNEEMKAIGCLAFSETIPKIMTKENLLRIVSVIKESTAKVIVAFSTGLEMSLFMKEMINQNITDRQWIASEGWSTSTLLAARDNFNILGGTLGIAVHSGQMKGLTNFLLQVRPDLDPNNNLVMQFWESMFACKFVESGVNDSSSIISDSKKCTGLESLEGTDTAYSDVSNSQISYNIYKAVYSLAHALHNLMACEHGKGPFENKSCANIANLQPWQLLQYLKNVDFINQLGERVAFDENGDALAIYDIVNWQLDKNGTVNIKTIGVFDKAAIFGKELYLQENSMFWKFDNGRCPQSICSASCLPGTRKAIRKGQPVCCFDCIPCANGEISMQNDSIECLQCFDDYWSNPEKTWCVLKEVEFLSYEDSMGIALTTLSLSGTCLSICVLTIFIYYRNTPVVKANNSELSFLLLISLTLCFVCALCFIGKPSTFTCMLRHVMFGISFVLCISCILVKTIVVIMAFKATLPGNNIMKWFGAAHQRGTVFFFTFIQSLICIIWLSTAPPFPVRNSKNINTKIILECEIGSLTGFSCLLGYVGLLACICFLLAFLARNLPDTFNEARFITFSMLIFCAVWITFIPAYISSPGKYTVAVEIFAILASSFGVLLSIFAPKCYIILLKPEENNKRALMGR comes from the exons ATGGTCTTTGCAAttgaagaaataaacagaaataaatcacTTCTCCCCAATATTACTTTAGGTTACAGAATATATGATAATTGTGTGAATTTGCCTGTGGCCTTGAGAGCTGCTGTATCTCTGATAGGGGGTCTGGATGACACCATCTCTGATTACAACTGTGAAGGACTCCCCCCAATTGTGGCTTTTGTTGGAGATCCGACTTCATCAAGTTCCATTGCAATATCAAGGATACTTGGGCTTTTCCGAGTCCCTATg GTCAGCTACTTTGCCACATGTTTGTGCCTGAGTAATAAAAAAGAGTATCCCTCATTCTTTCGTACAATCCCAAGTGATGCCTTTCAAGTGACGGCCATGAtggaaattataaaatattttaagtggaCGTGGGTGGGTCTTATTGCAAGTGATAACGACTATGGTCAGTATGCAATGAGGAACTTCAATGAAGAAATGAAGGCAATAGGATGTCTTGCCTTTTCAGAGACAATCCCTAAAATCATGACAAAGGAAAACCTTCTTCGTATTGTCAGTGTTATCAAGGAATCCACTGCAAAAGTCATAGTGGCTTTTtcaacaggattagaaatgtctTTATTTATGAAAGAAATGATTAATCAGAACATCACTGACAGGCAGTGGATTGCAAGTGAAGGGTGGAGCACCTCCACTTTATTAGCTGCCAGGGATAACTTCAATATATTGGGAGGAACCTTGGGCATTGCAGTCCACAGTGGACAGATGAAAGGGCTGACAAACTTTCTTCTTCAAGTACGCCCTGATTTGGACCCTAATAACAACTTAGTTATGCAATTTTGGGAATCGATGTTTGCATGCAAATTTGTTGAAAGTGGTGTTAATGATAGTAGTTCTATAATATCTGACAGTAAAAAGTGCACTGGTTTAGAAAGCCTTGAGGGCACCGACACAGCCTATAGCGATGTGTCTAACTCACAaatttcttataatatttataaagcaGTGTACTCCTTGGCTCATGCACTTCATAATTTAATGGCTTGTGAACATGGAAAAGGACCATTCGAAAATAAAAGTTGTGCTAACATTGCCAATCTTCAGCCTTGGCAG cttttacagtatttaaagaatGTTGATTTCATTAATCAGTTAGGAGAAAGAGTGGCTTTTGATGAAAATGGTGATGCCCTTGCCATCTATGACATTGTGAACTGGCAACTTGACAAAAATGGAACTGTTAATATTAAAACAATTGGCGTTTTTGACAAAGCTGCAATTTTCGGCAAGGAGTTATATCTTCAGGAAAACTCTATGTTTTGGAAGTTTGACAATGGAAGA tgtcCACAGTCGATATGCAGTGCGAGCTGTTTACCAGGTACCAGAAAAGCAATAAGGAAAGGACAGCCAGTTTGCTGTTTTGATTGTATACCATGTGCAAATGGAGAAATAAGCATGCAAAACG ATTCCATCGAGTGTCTTCAATGCTTTGATGATTATTGGTCAAACCCTGAAAAAACGTGGTGTGTGCTAAAAGAAGTTGAATTCCTGTCGTATGAAGACTCCATGGGAATCGCCTTGACAACACTTTCTTTATCAGGAACTTGTCTATCCATTTGTGTGTTGACAATTTTCATCTATTACCGAAACACACCTGTTGTGAAAGCAAACAACTCCGAACTCAGCTTTCTCTTACTCATTTCTTTAACACTCTGCTTTGTTTGTGCATTATGTTTTATTGGAAAGCCATCC ACGTTCACTTGTATGCTCAGACATGTAATGTTTGGGATCAGCtttgttttgtgcatttcttGCATTCTTGTGAAAACAATTGTTGTAATAATGGCGTTTAAGGCTACACTGCCTGGTAACAACATTATGAAATGGTTTGGTGCTGCCCACCAGAGAGGTACAGttttcttctttacatttattcagtCTTTAATATGTATAATATGGTTGTCTACAGCCCCACCCTTTCCAGTTAGAAATTCTAAGAATATCAATACAAAAATTATTCTGGAATGTGAAATTGGGTCTTTGACAGGCTTTAGCTGCCTTCTGGGGTACGTTGGACTTTTGGCTTGCATTTGTTTTTTACTGGCTTTCCTTGCAAGAAATCTGCCGGACACTTTCAATGAAGCCAGATTCATTACTTTCAGCATGCTTATATTCTGTGCAGTCTGGATAACATTCATTCCTGCCTATATTAGTTCTCCAggaaaatatacagtagctgtggAAATATTTGCTATCTTAGCATCAAGCTTTGGAGTGCTATTGTCAATATTTGCTCCGAAATGTTACATCATCCTACTTAAACCAGAGGAAAATAACAAGAGAGCTCTAATGGGAAGATGA